The Elgaria multicarinata webbii isolate HBS135686 ecotype San Diego chromosome 1, rElgMul1.1.pri, whole genome shotgun sequence genome has a window encoding:
- the LOC134395831 gene encoding uncharacterized protein LOC134395831 isoform X3 → MGSWLLWGLAAAFAVAAFTDLGQGAESGDATGEAEGEPSKGGLGILRLPRTTRYQRHKPMIYRTGSLSVLSRGLMKNLSALQDESEEDIPHHEREDRSIGDHCQGCCGTPFPNHTGSREPSKGDSGHLGHTTTAEPPRINVTKRPHYPGIYTPIRKLELPYRPVGEGQQPSKGDSGQLGHTTAAELPRINATKRPHYPGIYTPMRKLEPPYRPVGEGQAGSNSGTKGMGHQDAHASQDRCRGCCGANTGAGAELPGRREEGNASQGFGGSLSKGVWRPVSDSSKVPGKQPSQSGGNGRFPFSRGAVDPSQHRRGQ, encoded by the exons ATGGGGTCCTGGCTGCTGTGGGGCTTGGCTGCCGCCTTCGCCGTTGCTGCTTTCACTGATTTGGGACAAGGGGCAGAATCCGGAGATGCTACTGGGGAGGCCGAG GGTGAGCCCAGCAAGGGGGGCTTGGGAATTCTTCGGCTTCCCCGGACGACCCGGTACCAGAGACACAAACCAATGATTTACCGCACCGGCAGCCTTTCCGTCCTGAGCAGAGGCCTGATGAAGAACCTG AGCGCGCTGCAAGACGAAAGTGAAGAAGACATCCCCCATCATGAGAGGGAGGACAGATCCATCGGAGATCATTGCCAGGGATGCTGTGGGACGCCTTTCCCCAATCACACAGGAAGCCGGGAG CCCTCTAAAGGCGACTCAGGGCACCTGGGCCACACCACTACAGCAGAGCCGCCACGGATAAATGTGACGAAGAGACCTCACTATCCTGGCATTTACACACCCATAAGAAAGTTGGAGCTGCCTTACAGACCTGTTGGAGAAGGGCAG CAGCCCTCTAAAGGCGACTCAGGGCAGCTGGGCCACACCACTGCAGCAGAACTGCCACGGATAAATGCGACGAAGAGACCTCACTATCCCGGCATTTACACACCCATGAGAAAGTTGGAGCCGCCGTACAGACCTGTTGGAGAAGGGCAG GCTGGATCCAATTCTGGAACAAAGGGGATGGGCCACCAGGACGCCCACGCCAGCCAGGACCGCTGCCGAGGCTGCTGTGGGGCGAATACCGGAGCTGGTGCCGAACTGCCAGGAAGGCGGGAGGAAGGAAATGCGTCCCAAGGCTTTGGG GGCAGTCTGAGCAAGGGGGTCTGGAGGCCTGTCTCGGACAGCAGCAAGGTCCCTGGCAAACAGCCTTCCCAGAGCGGAGGCAACGGCAGGTTCCCTTTCTCCAGAGGGGCTGTTGACCCGTCGCAACATCGTAGAGGCCAATGA
- the LOC134395831 gene encoding uncharacterized protein LOC134395831 isoform X5 produces the protein MGSWLLWGLAAAFAVAAFTDLGQGAESGDATGEAEGEPSKGGLGILRLPRTTRYQRHKPMIYRTGSLSVLSRGLMKNLSALQDESEEDIPHHEREDRSIGDHCQGCCGTPFPNHTGSREQPSKGDSGQLGHTTAAELPRINATKRPHYPGIYTPMRKLEPPYRPVGEGQAGSNSGTKGMGHQDAHASQDRCRGCCGANTGAGAELPGRREEGNASQGFGGSLSKGVWRPVSDSSKVPGKQPSQSGGNGRFPFSRGAVDPSQHRRGQ, from the exons ATGGGGTCCTGGCTGCTGTGGGGCTTGGCTGCCGCCTTCGCCGTTGCTGCTTTCACTGATTTGGGACAAGGGGCAGAATCCGGAGATGCTACTGGGGAGGCCGAG GGTGAGCCCAGCAAGGGGGGCTTGGGAATTCTTCGGCTTCCCCGGACGACCCGGTACCAGAGACACAAACCAATGATTTACCGCACCGGCAGCCTTTCCGTCCTGAGCAGAGGCCTGATGAAGAACCTG AGCGCGCTGCAAGACGAAAGTGAAGAAGACATCCCCCATCATGAGAGGGAGGACAGATCCATCGGAGATCATTGCCAGGGATGCTGTGGGACGCCTTTCCCCAATCACACAGGAAGCCGGGAG CAGCCCTCTAAAGGCGACTCAGGGCAGCTGGGCCACACCACTGCAGCAGAACTGCCACGGATAAATGCGACGAAGAGACCTCACTATCCCGGCATTTACACACCCATGAGAAAGTTGGAGCCGCCGTACAGACCTGTTGGAGAAGGGCAG GCTGGATCCAATTCTGGAACAAAGGGGATGGGCCACCAGGACGCCCACGCCAGCCAGGACCGCTGCCGAGGCTGCTGTGGGGCGAATACCGGAGCTGGTGCCGAACTGCCAGGAAGGCGGGAGGAAGGAAATGCGTCCCAAGGCTTTGGG GGCAGTCTGAGCAAGGGGGTCTGGAGGCCTGTCTCGGACAGCAGCAAGGTCCCTGGCAAACAGCCTTCCCAGAGCGGAGGCAACGGCAGGTTCCCTTTCTCCAGAGGGGCTGTTGACCCGTCGCAACATCGTAGAGGCCAATGA
- the LOC134395831 gene encoding uncharacterized protein LOC134395831 isoform X4, with amino-acid sequence MGSWLLWGLAAAFAVAAFTDLGQGAESGDATGEAEGEPSKGGLGILRLPRTTRYQRHKPMIYRTGSLSVLSRGLMKNLSALQDESEEDIPHHEREDRSIGDHCQGCCGTPFPNHTGSREQPSKGDSGHLGHTTTAEPPRINVTKRPHYPGIYTPIRKLELPYRPVGEGQAGSNSGTKGMGHQDAHASQDRCRGCCGANTGAGAELPGRREEGNASQGFGGSLSKGVWRPVSDSSKVPGKQPSQSGGNGRFPFSRGAVDPSQHRRGQ; translated from the exons ATGGGGTCCTGGCTGCTGTGGGGCTTGGCTGCCGCCTTCGCCGTTGCTGCTTTCACTGATTTGGGACAAGGGGCAGAATCCGGAGATGCTACTGGGGAGGCCGAG GGTGAGCCCAGCAAGGGGGGCTTGGGAATTCTTCGGCTTCCCCGGACGACCCGGTACCAGAGACACAAACCAATGATTTACCGCACCGGCAGCCTTTCCGTCCTGAGCAGAGGCCTGATGAAGAACCTG AGCGCGCTGCAAGACGAAAGTGAAGAAGACATCCCCCATCATGAGAGGGAGGACAGATCCATCGGAGATCATTGCCAGGGATGCTGTGGGACGCCTTTCCCCAATCACACAGGAAGCCGGGAG CAGCCCTCTAAAGGCGACTCAGGGCACCTGGGCCACACCACTACAGCAGAGCCGCCACGGATAAATGTGACGAAGAGACCTCACTATCCTGGCATTTACACACCCATAAGAAAGTTGGAGCTGCCTTACAGACCTGTTGGAGAAGGGCAG GCTGGATCCAATTCTGGAACAAAGGGGATGGGCCACCAGGACGCCCACGCCAGCCAGGACCGCTGCCGAGGCTGCTGTGGGGCGAATACCGGAGCTGGTGCCGAACTGCCAGGAAGGCGGGAGGAAGGAAATGCGTCCCAAGGCTTTGGG GGCAGTCTGAGCAAGGGGGTCTGGAGGCCTGTCTCGGACAGCAGCAAGGTCCCTGGCAAACAGCCTTCCCAGAGCGGAGGCAACGGCAGGTTCCCTTTCTCCAGAGGGGCTGTTGACCCGTCGCAACATCGTAGAGGCCAATGA
- the LOC134395831 gene encoding uncharacterized protein LOC134395831 isoform X2: MGSWLLWGLAAAFAVAAFTDLGQGAESGDATGEAEGEPSKGGLGILRLPRTTRYQRHKPMIYRTGSLSVLSRGLMKNLSALQDESEEDIPHHEREDRSIGDHCQGCCGTPFPNHTGSREQPSKGDSGHLGHTTTAEPPRINVTKRPHYPGIYTPIRKLELPYRPVGEGQPSKGDSGQLGHTTAAELPRINATKRPHYPGIYTPMRKLEPPYRPVGEGQAGSNSGTKGMGHQDAHASQDRCRGCCGANTGAGAELPGRREEGNASQGFGGSLSKGVWRPVSDSSKVPGKQPSQSGGNGRFPFSRGAVDPSQHRRGQ; encoded by the exons ATGGGGTCCTGGCTGCTGTGGGGCTTGGCTGCCGCCTTCGCCGTTGCTGCTTTCACTGATTTGGGACAAGGGGCAGAATCCGGAGATGCTACTGGGGAGGCCGAG GGTGAGCCCAGCAAGGGGGGCTTGGGAATTCTTCGGCTTCCCCGGACGACCCGGTACCAGAGACACAAACCAATGATTTACCGCACCGGCAGCCTTTCCGTCCTGAGCAGAGGCCTGATGAAGAACCTG AGCGCGCTGCAAGACGAAAGTGAAGAAGACATCCCCCATCATGAGAGGGAGGACAGATCCATCGGAGATCATTGCCAGGGATGCTGTGGGACGCCTTTCCCCAATCACACAGGAAGCCGGGAG CAGCCCTCTAAAGGCGACTCAGGGCACCTGGGCCACACCACTACAGCAGAGCCGCCACGGATAAATGTGACGAAGAGACCTCACTATCCTGGCATTTACACACCCATAAGAAAGTTGGAGCTGCCTTACAGACCTGTTGGAGAAGGGCAG CCCTCTAAAGGCGACTCAGGGCAGCTGGGCCACACCACTGCAGCAGAACTGCCACGGATAAATGCGACGAAGAGACCTCACTATCCCGGCATTTACACACCCATGAGAAAGTTGGAGCCGCCGTACAGACCTGTTGGAGAAGGGCAG GCTGGATCCAATTCTGGAACAAAGGGGATGGGCCACCAGGACGCCCACGCCAGCCAGGACCGCTGCCGAGGCTGCTGTGGGGCGAATACCGGAGCTGGTGCCGAACTGCCAGGAAGGCGGGAGGAAGGAAATGCGTCCCAAGGCTTTGGG GGCAGTCTGAGCAAGGGGGTCTGGAGGCCTGTCTCGGACAGCAGCAAGGTCCCTGGCAAACAGCCTTCCCAGAGCGGAGGCAACGGCAGGTTCCCTTTCTCCAGAGGGGCTGTTGACCCGTCGCAACATCGTAGAGGCCAATGA
- the LOC134395831 gene encoding uncharacterized protein LOC134395831 isoform X1, translated as MGSWLLWGLAAAFAVAAFTDLGQGAESGDATGEAEGEPSKGGLGILRLPRTTRYQRHKPMIYRTGSLSVLSRGLMKNLSALQDESEEDIPHHEREDRSIGDHCQGCCGTPFPNHTGSREQPSKGDSGHLGHTTTAEPPRINVTKRPHYPGIYTPIRKLELPYRPVGEGQQPSKGDSGQLGHTTAAELPRINATKRPHYPGIYTPMRKLEPPYRPVGEGQAGSNSGTKGMGHQDAHASQDRCRGCCGANTGAGAELPGRREEGNASQGFGGSLSKGVWRPVSDSSKVPGKQPSQSGGNGRFPFSRGAVDPSQHRRGQ; from the exons ATGGGGTCCTGGCTGCTGTGGGGCTTGGCTGCCGCCTTCGCCGTTGCTGCTTTCACTGATTTGGGACAAGGGGCAGAATCCGGAGATGCTACTGGGGAGGCCGAG GGTGAGCCCAGCAAGGGGGGCTTGGGAATTCTTCGGCTTCCCCGGACGACCCGGTACCAGAGACACAAACCAATGATTTACCGCACCGGCAGCCTTTCCGTCCTGAGCAGAGGCCTGATGAAGAACCTG AGCGCGCTGCAAGACGAAAGTGAAGAAGACATCCCCCATCATGAGAGGGAGGACAGATCCATCGGAGATCATTGCCAGGGATGCTGTGGGACGCCTTTCCCCAATCACACAGGAAGCCGGGAG CAGCCCTCTAAAGGCGACTCAGGGCACCTGGGCCACACCACTACAGCAGAGCCGCCACGGATAAATGTGACGAAGAGACCTCACTATCCTGGCATTTACACACCCATAAGAAAGTTGGAGCTGCCTTACAGACCTGTTGGAGAAGGGCAG CAGCCCTCTAAAGGCGACTCAGGGCAGCTGGGCCACACCACTGCAGCAGAACTGCCACGGATAAATGCGACGAAGAGACCTCACTATCCCGGCATTTACACACCCATGAGAAAGTTGGAGCCGCCGTACAGACCTGTTGGAGAAGGGCAG GCTGGATCCAATTCTGGAACAAAGGGGATGGGCCACCAGGACGCCCACGCCAGCCAGGACCGCTGCCGAGGCTGCTGTGGGGCGAATACCGGAGCTGGTGCCGAACTGCCAGGAAGGCGGGAGGAAGGAAATGCGTCCCAAGGCTTTGGG GGCAGTCTGAGCAAGGGGGTCTGGAGGCCTGTCTCGGACAGCAGCAAGGTCCCTGGCAAACAGCCTTCCCAGAGCGGAGGCAACGGCAGGTTCCCTTTCTCCAGAGGGGCTGTTGACCCGTCGCAACATCGTAGAGGCCAATGA